The sequence GCTGTTGCCGCTGTGCTACGTCCACCCCACGACCCCGCTCTCCTCACCGGTGCCGATCGCCTGGGCGGCCGCGGGCTCGCTGGTCACCCTGGCCCTGCTGATCCTGGCCTGGCGCGCCACCCGCGTCCGCACGCCCGAGGAGGCCGAAGCGGCCGAGCGGCCCGAGAGGGCGAAGGCGGCCGAACAGTCCGAGGAGGGCGAGGTGTTTCTGCCCGCCCGCTTCCTGGAACCCACCGACTACAACCCGCACGGCTTCGGCACCCACATCGTCCTCGGGGACGGCCCGCTCGCGGTGACGCCCCACGCGGGCCCGGGCCGCTTCGCGGCGAAGCGGATCCCGGTGGAGCGCCTCACCGTCAAGGCCGTGCGGCGCGCCCGGGGCGGCGACGGCGACATCGTTCCCAGAAGCTGGCACATCGCCGAACTCGAGGACGCGGGCCACCCGGTGCGCCTGGCGGCCGCGCCGGACGACCTGGCCCGCATCCTGCGCGAGCTGCGTCCGGCCCGGGTCTGATCACCGCCGGCCGCCGTCGGTACGTCAACCCGGAGGCGCTCGATGCCGCCGGGAGTGTGGCCTCCGCGGTGTGAGTCTTTAAAGGTTGCGCAATTCAGGAACTATTAGACTCACCACTCCTCGACCGCAGTTCGGTGCGGTTGTTCCGCAAGCACCACGCGCGCCGCGAGGTCTTCTTCACCCGGGGGACACATGACGCAGCCCGAGCCGTCGGCAAGGGAGATCGGCGTGGTCTTCGAGCGCGTGCTCGATCAGGCTCTGGACTCCCGGCAGGTGCTGGACGCCCTCGACCGGGCCGGCGGAGCGTTCAGCCGGGAACAGCTCCGCACCCGTGCGCTGCGGGCGCGTACGGCGATCACCGCGGCGGTGGCCGTCGAGTACCAGGCCTACCTCCGGGCCCGGTCCGCGGCGACCGGACCGGGCGGCCCGGCGGAGGGCGCGCGCGAGGCGGCCCCGGCGCGCGGCACGGGGGCGCTCGTCCTGCCGTTGCTGGCCGCGGCCAAGCCGGTGCTCCGGCTGCTGGTGACGGCGCGGCGCCCCCGCTGCGCAGGCGAGGACGGCGCCTCGCCCGACGCCGACACCGTCGCGGACGCGGCGAGCGCGCGGGAGGCGTGGGAACTGGCCTTGCTGGAGCGCGGCGTCGTGCCCTTCCTGCTCGGCCGGCTGGAGGAAGCACTCATGGGCAGGGACCGGGGCGAGGGTCAGTCGCGGGAGTTGCCGAACAGGATGCGGTAGCCGATGAGCAGCACCAGTGAGCCGGCGATCGCCGCACCCCAGGTGTAGAGGTCGAAGAAGTGCTTCTCCACCGGGCGGTCGAGGAAGCGGGAGGAGAGCCAGCCGCCGATGAAGGAACCGGCGACACCGATGAGGGTGGTGCCGATCAGTCCGCCCGGGTCGCGGCCCGGCAGCAGCATCTTGGCGATGCCTCCGGCGAGCAGGCCGAGGATGATCCAGCCGATGATGCCCACGGTGTTGTCCTCCAGTCGGGTATTGCCTGTTTGCGCAAGCGTAGGGACAGTGGGCGGTTCCGGGCGAGGATCCCGTGCCCTCTGGTGATGTCCCGTAGAGGTTCTGTCACCTGCTCAAGACATCACCACGCGGACCGACGCGTCGATCCGTCGGCGCACGGCCGGCGGGTAAGGGGCCCTTACCATGGGCGAGCGCGTGTGCGTCGGCTGTGAACGGGGCGGGACGGGAGAGGGCTGTGAAGGAGATCGCCGGTGGCTTCGAGGACCCGTCGGCCGAGGTGCTGGCGGCGGCCGCCGCCGCGTTCGGACTGCTCGCCTCCTCCTCCCGGCTGCACCTGATGTGGGCCCTGTCGCAGGGCGAGTGCGATGTCACGCACCTCGCCGACCGGGTGGGCGGCGCGCTGCCCGCGGTCAGCCAGCACCTGGCCAAGCTGAAGCTCGCCGGGCTCGTACGCTCCCGGCGGGAGGGCCGGCGGCAGGTCTACTACATCGACGATCCCGATGTGGTGACGCTGGTGCGGGTGATGCTGGTCCAGCTGACCGCGCGTGCGCAGCAGACCCCCGCCGAGGTGCACCGGCTGCGCCGGATCGGTGGCTGAGACCACCGCGGCCTCGGGACGGAACGCGCGAGCGCCGGCTCCCGGCGACGCGGCGGGTCCCGGCGACGGCCGGGCCGCCGCCGAGGGGTCCAGGCCCACACCGACCGCGCCGACCGTGCTCGAAGTCCTGCGCGAACTGGACACCGGTCCCCGCGGCCTGACGGAGGGCCAGGCCGAGGAACGGCTGGCCCGGTTCGGCGAGAACGGCCTCCCGGACCGGCGCGAGGCATCCTGGCCACGGCTGTTCCTGCGCAGCCTGCGCGACCCCTTCACCGCGGTCCTGCTCTGCCTAGGGCTGGTGTCGGCGGCCGTCTTCGCCTGGGGGACCGCCGCGGTGATCCTCCTCCTGGTCGCGGTGAGCTGTGTGCTGCGGGCGACCGGGGAGCACCGCGCCGACCGGTCCACGGCCGCGCTGCGGGAACTGGTCGCCACCACCGCCACGGTGCTGCGCCGCGCCGACGAGGACGCCGCGCCGGTACCGCGGGAACTCCCGGTGGGCGAACTGGTCCCGGGGGACGTGGTCCGGCTCGGCCCCGGCGACCTGGTGCCGGCGGACGTACGACTGCTGCGGGCGAGCGGCCTGACCGTGCATCAGTCCGCGCTGACGGGGGAGTCGGCTCCCGTCGCGAAGACCGTCGACGCCCTGCCTTCGGCCGCCGACGCCGTACCTCCCGTCGCCGGTGCCGCCGCGTTCGAGCACCCGCAGTGCTGCTTCCAGGGCAGCAGCGTCGCCTGTGGCAGCGCCACCGCCGTGGTCACCGCGACCGGCGCGCGGACCCGGTTCGCCGCGGCCCACGGCCGCGGCGAAGAGCGGCAGGACCCGAGCGCCTTCGACCGCTCCGTGCACGGCGTCTCCTGGATCCTGATCCGGTTCATGCTGCTGACCCCGCCGCTGGTCCTCATGGCGGGCGCGGCGCTGCGCGGACGCGGCCTGGAGACGCTCCCGTTCGCCGTCGCCGTTGCCGTCGGGCTGACGCCCGAGATGCTGCCGGTGCTCGTCACCACCTGTCTGGCCCGCGGGGCGGCCCTGCTGGCCCGCACCCACGGAGTGATCGTCAAACGGCTGCCCGCGCTGCACGACATCGGCGCCGTCGACGTGCTGTGCCTGGACAAGACCGGCACCCTCACCCAGGACCGGCCGGTCGTGGACCGCGCCCTCGGCCCCGACGGCGAGGACGACCCCGAGATCCTGCACTGGGCCGCCGTCAACGCGTGGTGGACCCTGCAACTCGCCGACCTGCCGGCCCCCGACGCCCTCGACGAGGCGATCCTGGACGCCGCCGACGAGCGGGAGCC is a genomic window of Streptomyces griseochromogenes containing:
- a CDS encoding GlsB/YeaQ/YmgE family stress response membrane protein; protein product: MGIIGWIILGLLAGGIAKMLLPGRDPGGLIGTTLIGVAGSFIGGWLSSRFLDRPVEKHFFDLYTWGAAIAGSLVLLIGYRILFGNSRD
- a CDS encoding ArsR/SmtB family transcription factor, encoding MKEIAGGFEDPSAEVLAAAAAAFGLLASSSRLHLMWALSQGECDVTHLADRVGGALPAVSQHLAKLKLAGLVRSRREGRRQVYYIDDPDVVTLVRVMLVQLTARAQQTPAEVHRLRRIGG